The Geomonas ferrireducens genome includes a window with the following:
- a CDS encoding TnsA endonuclease N-terminal domain-containing protein produces the protein MARRKYGLNEQKILRFMKEGRGTGVGRNYKPWFTVSDVPSRGRSHRVFWSITERTHHLLSDTEYLVFLHLIWGSDLLEDMQGELQLPGEGTAWVDDIREQFPLPRRATVRIAKMLGIRHPIDPQSKALWVVTTDFVVTIKNQGKPLMVAVAVKTSDAFAKRRVFKNLEIERMYWEGRHIRWFVVSDTQVKTRVGRNLKWIFDGSSSPNCITDSDKKIWQMLAKRKNSYPYVPIKEICKSIDQELSYAEGTALGTLRRLLGWKLITVDLHVRQIQDLPIRQFYFLNAIGAKGGAICQSDTS, from the coding sequence ATGGCTAGAAGAAAATATGGTCTTAATGAGCAGAAAATCCTGAGATTTATGAAGGAAGGTAGAGGGACGGGAGTTGGACGCAACTACAAACCCTGGTTCACAGTTTCGGATGTCCCCTCTCGCGGAAGGAGTCATCGCGTATTTTGGTCAATAACCGAACGGACTCACCATCTTCTCAGCGACACCGAATATCTTGTATTCCTCCATCTTATTTGGGGCTCGGACCTACTCGAAGACATGCAGGGCGAATTACAGTTGCCAGGAGAAGGGACGGCATGGGTGGACGACATCAGGGAACAATTTCCCCTGCCGAGAAGGGCCACAGTTCGCATAGCGAAAATGCTGGGCATTAGGCATCCCATTGATCCGCAATCAAAGGCTTTATGGGTGGTTACAACAGATTTTGTGGTCACTATCAAAAACCAAGGTAAACCACTGATGGTAGCAGTGGCAGTAAAGACAAGCGACGCTTTCGCAAAACGAAGGGTTTTCAAAAATCTTGAAATCGAGAGAATGTATTGGGAAGGACGTCACATACGTTGGTTTGTAGTATCTGATACCCAGGTAAAAACCAGAGTAGGAAGGAACCTTAAATGGATATTTGACGGGAGTTCTTCACCTAACTGCATCACTGACTCTGACAAAAAAATTTGGCAAATGCTGGCTAAAAGAAAAAATTCGTACCCTTATGTCCCGATCAAAGAGATATGCAAGTCGATCGATCAGGAACTGTCTTACGCTGAAGGAACAGCGCTTGGGACTCTGCGCCGGCTGTTAGGTTGGAAACTCATAACAGTTGATCTCCATGTGCGCCAGATACAAGATCTTCCCATACGACAATTCTACTTCCTTAACGCCATCGGTGCAAAAGGCGGTGCAATATGTCAGAGCGACACTTCTTAA